The following coding sequences lie in one Lolium perenne isolate Kyuss_39 chromosome 2, Kyuss_2.0, whole genome shotgun sequence genomic window:
- the LOC127328910 gene encoding protein FAR-RED IMPAIRED RESPONSE 1-like has protein sequence MDGLHPLNIITDQDAAIRTAILIVFIGIIHRFCRWHIMQKVQEKLGTFVAQREDLRLEFNDVIDYSMTPEEFEQRWAKMVETHGVADNTHFLDLYDLREYFVPAYFRHRFFPFLQTTSRSEGFNVVLKQYVHPHDSLVRFFKQYMKLQERIDVTEDAHEFDGDEKTVRLWGDFPMEKQILQTYTMPIYNRFQLELRKITSYNVRDIGVTEQGSIHEVFPIQGSVRGYGRRSYRVDADVANGIYNCECCKINRDGILCCHAMKVMTHLGMVTKYPEHYILPRWCLPPPDIVAPRDERQEKPVGQKLSRKDMRLLRYGNLCSDFAKLAVGLAASEKTNEIAERHMRAMEKEIADLKKANADALKKRKSAKHPVNTNPANESQESVPMEEDAATVENRKARNPPMSATKGRPGSKRKKGGLQLQKPKQGLCGVCKQPGHDARTCEVRLANPEKYSLLGLFH, from the coding sequence ATGGATGGACTACATCCATTGAACATCATTACAGATCAAGATGCAGCTATCAGAACTGCTATCCTCATTGTGTTCATTGGCATCATACACAGGTTCTGCAGATGGCATATAATGCAAAAAGTACAGGAAAAACTTGGTACTTTTGTTGCTCAGAGAGAAGACTTGCGTTTAGAGTTCAATGATGTGATTGACTACAGCATGACACCGGAAGAGTTTGAACAGCGGTGGGCAAAAATGGTGGAAACGCATGGGGTTGCAGATAACACACATTTTCTTGACCTCTATGATTTGCGTGAGTATTTTGTGCCAGCATATTTCCGCCACCGGTTTTTTCCATTCCTTCAAACTACATCTAGAAGTGAAGGGTTTAATGTTGTTCTTAAGCAGTATGTTCATCCACATGATAGCCTTGTTCGTTTCTTCAAGCAGTACATGAAACTGCAGGAAAGAATAGATGTAACAGAAGATGCTCATGAGTTTGATGGTGATGAGAAGACAGTCAGGCTTTGGGGGGACTTTCCCATGGAGAAGCAGATCCTTCAGACATACACCATGCCCATCTACAACCGCTTTCAGCTTGAGCTTCGGAAGATTACATCCTACAATGTTCGTGACATTGGTGTTACTGAACAAGGGAGCATTCATGAGGTTTTCCCAATACAAGGATCCGTGCGCGGGTACGGTAGGAGGAGTTATCGTGTCGATGCTGATGTAGCTAATGGAATCTACAattgtgaatgctgcaaaattaACAGGGATGGTATCCTGTGCTGCCATGCAATGAAAGTTATGACACATCTAGGGATGGTTACAAAATACCCAGAGCACTACATCCTACCCAGGTGGTGTCTACCCCCTCCCGACATAGTTGCACCGCGGGATGAGAGGCAAGAAAAGCCTGTTGGCCAGAAACTATCTAGAAAAGATATGAGATTGCTTAGATATGGTAACCTCTGCAGTGATTTTGCTAAGCTTGCTGTTGGTTTAGCGGCCTCAGAGAAAACTAATGAAATAGCTGAACGGCACATGAGAGCAATGGAGAAAGAGATAGCAGATTTGAAAAAGGCTAATGCTGATGCACTCAAAAAAAGGAAGAGCGCCAAGCATCCAGTAAACACCAACCCTGCTAATGAGTCACAAGAAAGTGTACCTATGGAAGAAGATGCTGCTACTGTGGAGAATCGGAAAGCTAGGAACCCACCAATGTCAGCGACAAAAGGGCGCCCAGGTTCAAAAAGAAAGAAAGGTGGTCTACAGTTACAGAAACCAAAACAAGGTCTTTGTGGTGTGTGCAAGCAACCAGGTCACGATGCTCGTACGTGCGAGGTGCGACTAGCAAACCCAGAGAAGTACAGTTTGTTGGGCCTTTTTCATTGA
- the LOC127328909 gene encoding protein FAR1-RELATED SEQUENCE 3-like, whose protein sequence is MGELYGSKQNVLYNSKTVSNYTAKLGNYDRIKDIPDLLEYFEEIKKNDPRFFYRFKLDAENKVENLFWVDSKARDVYPLYNDCISFDTTFMTNQYSMPCAPFIGINRYGQSIQLGCGFVRNESSVNFVWLFERF, encoded by the coding sequence ATGGGGGAGCTATATGGGAGCAAGCAGAATGTCCTATACAACAGCAAAACTGTTAGTAACTACACTGCAAAACTAGGGAACTATGACAGGATTAAAGATATCCCAGACCTGCTAGAGTACTTTGAAGAAATCAAGAAAAATGATCCCAGATTTTTCTACAGGTTCAAGCTAGATGCAGAAAATAAAGTGGAGAACCTGTTCTGGGTGGATAGCAAAGCAAGAGATGTCTACCCCCTGTACAATGATTGTATTTCTTTTGATACAACATTCATGACAAACCAGTACAGCATGCCATGTGCTCCTTTCATTGGAATAAATAGATATGGTCAATCAATCCAGCTTGGTTGTGGTTTTGTGAGGAATGAATCTTCTGTGAATTTTGTGTGGTTGTTTGAGCGGTTTTAG
- the LOC127330264 gene encoding mavicyanin: MASRQVLLVAAAAIAATFLLAPASAEVFTVGDAAGWTLKYPATWTHGKTFVVGDSLTFMYPSDKHNVMEVTGADFKACNVTGNALGTWNSGSDTVPLAKAGRRWFVCGVGNHCAQGMKFLVVTADSTAQSPAAPPSSSASFISGAVSQAIAAACAVAAAAFMF, from the exons ATGGCTTCCCGGCAAGTGCTACTCGTTGCTGCCGCTGCCATTGCCGCCACCTTCCTCCTGGCGCCAGCCTCCGCCGAGGTCTTCACTGTGGGGGACGCCGCCGGCTGGACCCTCAAATACCCTGCCACCTGGACTCACGGCAAAACCTTCGTCGTCGGTGACAGCCTAA CGTTCATGTACCCCTCCGACAAGCACAACGTGATGGAAGTGACAGGCGCGGACTTCAAGGCCTGCAACGTGACAGGGAACGCGCTCGGCACCTGGAACTCCGGCAGCGACACCGTACCGCTCGCCAAGGCCGGGAGGAGGTGGTTCGTCTGCGGCGTGGGCAACCACTGCGCCCAGGGCATGAAgttcctcgtcgtcaccgccgacTCCACCGCACAGTCCCCGGCTGCCCCGCCATCCTCTTCGGCCTCGTTCATCAGCGGAGCGGTTTCACAGGCGATTGCAGCGGCTTGCGCCGTAGCCGCAGCCGCGTTCATGTTCTGA